A region from the Vibrio navarrensis genome encodes:
- a CDS encoding lipocalin-like domain-containing protein, producing the protein MKRVRGRFILMSLLFSAIVVASFVFAWYLLFYGKNVTTHKQYQFNSVFNASPQTVFEPVLPGQKVRLPNDFRFHSQYQHEWWHYFASLQDAHGTPYSVQWSFFRLAGDERDVNGWQNPQIYLANVVVSGNGKVWKDQRIARGGIGQAGSSDKPFRMWIDNWTWRALGVTPFPGSLIAASDEFSLELATRTSGPFVLNGESGYQLKHDLESVASFSVSAPFLQTDGVLHLDGKSIKVSGSAWLQKEWGSDLVGQDQQGWDWLVFNLDNGMALSVNQYRHKSRLPYVFGTLSTPSGKVFPLKEQDIKITPLEESELADGTRLPLRWSVEVPKYQIRLTATAVDQEMWLPFLLPYWEGPIQVAGSHQGWGFMQLTGYGRTN; encoded by the coding sequence ATGAAGCGAGTACGTGGTCGATTTATCCTAATGTCGCTGCTTTTTTCTGCCATAGTTGTTGCGAGTTTTGTGTTCGCTTGGTATCTGCTTTTTTATGGCAAAAACGTAACAACGCACAAACAGTATCAATTTAACAGCGTGTTTAATGCATCACCGCAGACGGTGTTTGAGCCTGTGCTGCCGGGGCAAAAAGTTCGCCTGCCGAACGATTTCCGTTTTCACTCACAATACCAGCACGAGTGGTGGCACTACTTTGCGAGCCTGCAAGATGCACATGGTACCCCTTACTCGGTGCAGTGGAGCTTTTTTCGTCTGGCTGGTGATGAAAGAGACGTCAATGGCTGGCAAAACCCACAGATTTACCTTGCTAATGTGGTTGTCAGTGGCAACGGCAAAGTGTGGAAAGACCAACGCATAGCCCGTGGAGGGATCGGTCAGGCGGGCTCGAGCGATAAGCCGTTTCGCATGTGGATTGACAACTGGACTTGGCGAGCCTTAGGGGTGACGCCTTTTCCGGGGAGTCTTATCGCGGCCAGTGACGAATTTTCGCTGGAGTTGGCCACGCGAACCAGCGGCCCTTTTGTCCTCAATGGCGAAAGTGGTTATCAGCTCAAACATGATTTGGAATCCGTAGCGTCGTTTAGTGTCAGCGCACCGTTTCTGCAAACGGATGGTGTTTTGCATCTTGATGGCAAAAGTATCAAAGTGAGTGGCTCTGCGTGGCTGCAAAAAGAGTGGGGCTCAGATCTGGTAGGACAAGATCAACAGGGCTGGGACTGGCTGGTGTTTAATCTCGACAACGGTATGGCGTTGAGCGTCAATCAGTACCGACATAAAAGCCGATTGCCTTATGTGTTTGGCACACTCTCTACCCCGTCGGGTAAAGTTTTCCCCCTCAAAGAGCAAGATATCAAGATCACCCCCTTAGAGGAAAGCGAGCTGGCCGATGGTACGCGTTTACCTCTGCGATGGTCTGTTGAAGTGCCAAAGTATCAAATCCGCCTCACCGCCACGGCTGTGGATCAGGAAATGTGGTTACCCTTTTTACTGCCTTACTGGGAAGGACCTATTCAGGTGGCGGGCAGCCATCAGGGTTGGGGTTTTATGCAGTTAACTGGCTACGGTAGAACCAACTAA
- the nhaA gene encoding Na+/H+ antiporter NhaA, giving the protein MNDAIRDFFKMESAGGILLVIAAAIAMVIANTSLNDIYQSVLHSYVFGMSVSHWINDGLMAIFFLLIGLEVKRELLEGALKSKETAIFPAIAAVGGMLAPALVYVLFNSGDPQAVQGWAIPAATDIAFALGIMALLGKRVPVSLKVFLLALAIIDDLGVVVIIALFYSGDLSTLALTIGFIMTGVLFLLNAKEVTKLTWYIVVGIILWAAVLKSGVHATLAGVVIGFAIPLNGKKGEHSPLKHMEHALHPYVAFAILPLFAFANAGISLEGVSVSGLTSMLPLGIALGLLIGKPLGIFSFSWVAVKTGVARLPEGITFRHIFAVSVLCGIGFTMSIFISSLAFGGVSPEYDTYARLGILMGSTTAAVIGYCLLHISLPKSASISR; this is encoded by the coding sequence ATGAACGATGCTATCCGTGACTTTTTCAAAATGGAATCCGCAGGCGGCATCCTGCTGGTGATTGCTGCAGCCATTGCTATGGTGATTGCCAACACTTCGCTAAACGATATATACCAGTCAGTACTGCATAGCTATGTATTTGGTATGTCTGTATCGCACTGGATTAACGATGGTTTAATGGCCATCTTCTTCCTTCTGATCGGTTTGGAAGTGAAACGCGAATTATTGGAAGGCGCGTTGAAATCAAAAGAGACGGCGATTTTTCCTGCGATTGCGGCCGTTGGTGGTATGTTGGCTCCTGCGCTGGTTTATGTGCTATTTAACAGCGGCGATCCACAAGCGGTGCAAGGTTGGGCTATCCCTGCCGCCACCGACATTGCATTCGCACTGGGAATCATGGCCTTACTTGGTAAGCGTGTTCCGGTGAGTTTGAAAGTATTCTTGCTCGCTCTGGCGATTATTGATGACCTAGGCGTGGTCGTTATCATTGCCTTGTTCTACAGCGGCGATTTGTCCACATTGGCGCTGACAATCGGCTTTATCATGACGGGTGTGCTGTTCTTACTGAATGCGAAAGAAGTGACAAAGCTGACATGGTACATCGTAGTGGGCATTATCTTGTGGGCTGCGGTACTGAAATCAGGCGTACATGCAACGCTAGCTGGCGTGGTCATTGGTTTTGCTATCCCTCTCAATGGCAAAAAGGGTGAGCATTCTCCCCTAAAACATATGGAACACGCACTGCATCCTTATGTTGCGTTTGCGATTTTGCCTCTATTTGCTTTCGCGAATGCGGGTATATCTCTGGAAGGCGTTTCGGTGTCTGGTTTAACATCAATGCTTCCACTGGGTATCGCTTTGGGCTTATTGATTGGTAAGCCTCTGGGAATTTTCTCCTTCAGTTGGGTGGCGGTAAAAACGGGCGTTGCGAGATTGCCAGAGGGGATCACCTTCCGTCACATTTTTGCAGTGTCAGTACTGTGTGGTATCGGCTTCACCATGTCGATATTCATCTCTTCGCTGGCATTTGGTGGAGTGAGCCCAGAATACGATACTTATGCACGACTGGGGATCCTGATGGGGTCAACCACAGCCGCTGTGATAGGTTACTGCTTACTGCACATCTCTTTGCCAAAGAGTGCCAGCATTAGCCGCTAA
- a CDS encoding ABC transporter ATP-binding protein, which translates to MLQLSDLCKGYVDGGEFHPVLQGAELTLQRGEQIALMGESGSGKSTLLNLIAGLDIADSGAINFPGFAMHDAPEYQRTTYRRNNIGHIFQQFNLLPTLNIADNIRFCRQLKGLPEDKGLLRQILSALDLMPLLGRYPEEASGGQQQRAAIARALYMEPKLLLADEPTGSLDERNAEAVMRLLTSLTRQLDCTLLLVTHSEKVAQHMEGRIRLQGGQLHVMARS; encoded by the coding sequence ATGTTACAACTGTCAGACCTATGTAAAGGCTATGTGGATGGTGGAGAATTTCATCCGGTATTGCAAGGGGCTGAACTGACGTTGCAACGTGGCGAACAAATTGCCCTAATGGGTGAGAGTGGCTCGGGTAAAAGTACGCTGCTCAATTTAATCGCAGGGCTAGACATTGCCGATTCCGGTGCGATCAATTTTCCCGGCTTCGCGATGCATGATGCGCCTGAATATCAGCGCACAACTTATCGCCGTAACAATATTGGGCATATTTTTCAGCAGTTTAATTTACTTCCCACACTCAATATCGCCGATAACATTCGTTTCTGCCGTCAACTTAAAGGCTTGCCGGAAGACAAAGGATTGTTGCGCCAAATTCTTTCTGCGCTCGATCTCATGCCGCTACTGGGCCGCTATCCCGAAGAGGCTTCCGGCGGGCAGCAGCAACGTGCTGCAATTGCACGTGCTTTGTATATGGAGCCCAAGTTGCTGCTTGCAGACGAGCCGACCGGCAGTTTAGACGAGCGTAACGCTGAAGCGGTGATGCGCTTACTGACTTCACTCACTCGCCAACTCGACTGCACCTTGCTTTTAGTCACGCACAGTGAAAAGGTCGCCCAACATATGGAAGGAAGAATTCGACTTCAAGGAGGACAGCTGCATGTTATGGCCCGTAGTTAA
- the fabV gene encoding enoyl-ACP reductase FabV translates to MIIKPKIRGFICTTTHPVGCEANVKEQIAYTKAQGPIKNAPKRVLVVGSSSGYGLSSRIAAAFGGGAATIGVFFEKEGTEKKPGTAGFYNAAAFEKLAREEGLYAKSLNGDAFSNEAKEKAIELIKADLGQVDMVVYSLASPVRKLPSTGELIRSALKPIGQTYTSTAVDTNKDVIIEASVEPATEQEIQDTITVMGGEDWELWINALAEAGVLADGCKTVAYSYIGTELTWPIYWDGALGKAKMDLDRAAAALNDKLAATGGSANVAVLKSVVTQASSAIPVMPLYIAMVFKKMRQEGVHEGCMEQIYRMFSQRLYKEDGSAAEVDEKNRLRLDDWELRDDIQQYCRDLWPQITTENLKELTDYVQYKEEFLKLFGFGIDGVDYDAEVNPQVATDFITI, encoded by the coding sequence ATGATCATCAAACCTAAAATTCGTGGATTTATCTGTACCACAACGCATCCAGTGGGTTGTGAAGCGAACGTAAAAGAACAAATTGCTTACACTAAGGCGCAAGGCCCGATCAAAAACGCACCAAAACGCGTTCTTGTTGTTGGTTCGTCAAGTGGCTACGGTTTATCTTCTCGTATTGCAGCGGCATTCGGTGGCGGTGCAGCAACCATTGGTGTTTTCTTCGAAAAAGAAGGCACAGAGAAGAAACCAGGCACAGCGGGTTTTTACAATGCGGCGGCATTTGAGAAGCTAGCGCGTGAAGAAGGTTTGTACGCGAAAAGTCTCAATGGCGATGCTTTCTCCAATGAAGCGAAAGAGAAAGCCATCGAACTCATCAAAGCCGATCTGGGCCAAGTGGATATGGTGGTTTACTCTTTGGCATCGCCAGTCCGTAAGCTTCCAAGCACCGGTGAACTGATTCGTTCAGCGCTCAAGCCAATCGGTCAAACTTACACGTCTACGGCGGTTGATACCAACAAAGATGTGATCATCGAAGCGAGCGTAGAGCCGGCGACGGAGCAAGAAATCCAAGATACCATTACGGTTATGGGTGGCGAAGATTGGGAACTGTGGATCAATGCGTTGGCCGAAGCGGGCGTGTTGGCAGACGGCTGTAAAACGGTTGCTTACAGTTACATCGGTACCGAGCTGACTTGGCCAATCTACTGGGATGGCGCGTTAGGTAAAGCAAAGATGGACCTAGATCGCGCCGCCGCTGCACTGAACGATAAGCTAGCCGCAACTGGTGGTAGCGCGAACGTCGCAGTGTTGAAGTCAGTGGTTACTCAGGCGAGCTCTGCGATTCCAGTGATGCCTTTGTACATTGCGATGGTGTTTAAGAAAATGCGCCAAGAAGGTGTACACGAAGGGTGTATGGAGCAGATCTATCGCATGTTCAGCCAGCGTCTTTATAAAGAAGATGGTAGCGCGGCAGAAGTGGACGAGAAGAACCGTCTGCGTCTGGATGACTGGGAACTGCGTGACGACATTCAACAATACTGCCGTGATCTGTGGCCTCAAATCACCACTGAGAACCTGAAAGAACTGACAGACTATGTGCAGTACAAAGAAGAGTTCTTGAAGCTGTTTGGCTTTGGTATTGATGGTGTCGATTACGATGCAGAAGTCAATCCACAAGTCGCGACGGATTTTATCACTATCTAA
- a CDS encoding TetR/AcrR family transcriptional regulator has product MAPRSSTKEKILDIAEGLFAEYGFNDTSLRTITGKAGVNLASVNYHFGDKKTLVRAVLDRYLEALMPAMKISLVQLNSKESYTMAEVFESLRVPLKELNEVRPNGTSLFMLLIGRGYTDVQGHLRWFITTRYNDVLKLFTESVLKANPTLTEETLFWRLHFTLGTCVFTMASSQALSEIAESNFNKKTDVKSVVDLLIPYMAAGMSAE; this is encoded by the coding sequence ATGGCACCAAGAAGCAGTACAAAAGAAAAAATTCTCGACATCGCCGAAGGGTTGTTCGCCGAGTACGGGTTCAATGACACTTCACTTCGTACCATTACTGGCAAAGCCGGTGTGAATTTGGCTTCGGTCAACTATCACTTTGGTGATAAAAAAACTTTGGTTCGAGCGGTGTTAGATCGTTATCTCGAAGCGTTAATGCCAGCAATGAAAATTTCGTTAGTACAACTGAACAGCAAAGAGTCTTACACCATGGCCGAAGTGTTTGAATCGCTTCGCGTACCGCTTAAAGAGCTCAATGAAGTGCGCCCGAATGGCACGAGTTTGTTCATGTTGTTGATTGGCCGCGGATATACCGACGTACAAGGGCATTTAAGATGGTTTATCACTACACGTTATAACGATGTATTGAAGCTGTTTACTGAATCCGTGCTGAAAGCCAATCCGACCTTAACCGAAGAAACGCTTTTTTGGCGCTTGCATTTCACACTGGGAACCTGTGTTTTTACTATGGCATCCAGTCAGGCGCTGTCTGAAATTGCTGAAAGCAATTTCAATAAAAAAACCGACGTAAAATCAGTTGTTGACCTCTTGATCCCCTATATGGCGGCAGGAATGTCAGCAGAGTAA
- a CDS encoding acyl-CoA dehydrogenase encodes MSSLRRKWVSDPAFKVFKKVLPPLSITEKEAMEAGSVWWDAELFSGKPDFQKLHHYPKPVLTAEEQSFMDNELETLLEMLDDHKMVKEDRDLPAKVWEYLRKERFFSLIISKEYGGRQFSALANSTIVSKIATRSISTAVTVMVPNSLGPGELLSHYGTQAQKDYWLPRLADGTDIPCFALTGPEAGSDAGGIPDQGVVCYGMHEGKEVLGIRVSWNKRYITLAPVATVLGLAFKLSDPDHLLGDKTDIGITCALIPADHEGVEIGERHDPLGLAFMNGPTRGQNVFIPMDWLIGGADYAGKGWRMLVECLSAGRGISLPALGTAIGHLTTRTTGAYAYVRKQFGMSIGKFEGVAEAMGRIGGLTYLLEATRTLTTTSLDLKEKPGIVTAIAKYHMTEMARTILNDSMDIHSGRAIQDGPMNYLATHYLGIPVAITVEGANILTRNLMIFGQGATRCHPYVLKEMEAAANPDEREGAKQFDDLLFKHIKHATGNTFGAFAAALTGSRFVKAHMSGPTQRYYKDMTRLSRALAVSADFAMLTLGGELKRKEMISARLGDGLSYLYMASAALKKYEDEGRQQGDLNFVHYAVQHCLHHAAKSLNEAYANFPVKYVGGVLKALLFPLGNHFKKPSDDLCISLAEAMMTPGVQRDRMTSLCYIGKSADDSVGLMEQAFLAMYDIKPLERKLMKAVKEGKVARKGLLHDRLQQAFEADVLSEQEIDKILAADKLRYKAIQVDHFSFDFSETLTDAPVKAKLTSAA; translated from the coding sequence ATGAGCTCTCTAAGAAGGAAGTGGGTTAGCGACCCGGCGTTTAAAGTATTCAAAAAGGTTTTGCCTCCTCTGTCTATTACAGAGAAGGAAGCGATGGAAGCCGGCAGCGTCTGGTGGGATGCAGAACTGTTTTCAGGTAAGCCTGATTTTCAGAAATTGCATCACTATCCAAAACCTGTTCTTACCGCAGAAGAACAATCTTTCATGGACAACGAGCTGGAAACGCTGCTTGAAATGCTTGATGACCATAAAATGGTTAAGGAAGATCGCGATCTGCCTGCGAAAGTTTGGGAGTATCTGCGTAAAGAGCGCTTCTTTTCGCTGATCATTTCTAAAGAGTACGGCGGTCGCCAGTTCTCGGCGCTGGCGAATTCAACCATCGTTTCGAAGATTGCGACACGTAGCATCAGTACTGCCGTGACGGTCATGGTGCCAAACTCACTCGGCCCGGGTGAGCTTTTATCGCACTATGGGACACAAGCGCAAAAAGACTACTGGCTACCACGTTTAGCGGATGGTACCGACATCCCTTGTTTTGCCTTGACTGGTCCTGAAGCTGGCTCGGATGCTGGTGGCATTCCAGACCAAGGTGTTGTCTGCTACGGTATGCACGAAGGCAAAGAAGTCCTCGGCATCCGTGTGAGCTGGAATAAACGCTATATTACCCTAGCACCGGTCGCAACCGTACTAGGGCTGGCGTTCAAACTGAGCGATCCTGATCACCTGCTTGGCGATAAAACAGACATCGGTATTACCTGCGCTCTGATCCCTGCCGATCACGAAGGGGTTGAGATTGGTGAACGCCATGATCCGCTGGGTTTGGCTTTTATGAACGGGCCAACTCGTGGACAGAATGTTTTCATTCCGATGGATTGGCTGATTGGCGGTGCGGATTATGCGGGCAAAGGCTGGCGCATGCTGGTTGAGTGTCTCTCTGCTGGACGCGGTATTTCGCTGCCTGCACTGGGCACAGCGATTGGTCACCTGACGACACGTACAACCGGCGCTTATGCCTACGTGCGTAAACAGTTTGGTATGTCGATTGGTAAATTTGAAGGTGTTGCAGAGGCGATGGGCCGCATTGGCGGTTTAACTTATCTGCTTGAAGCGACACGGACTTTGACCACCACGTCGCTGGATCTGAAAGAGAAACCAGGGATTGTGACGGCGATTGCCAAATACCATATGACCGAAATGGCGCGCACCATTCTTAATGATTCCATGGACATCCATTCAGGCCGTGCGATTCAAGATGGGCCAATGAACTATCTGGCGACGCATTACCTCGGCATTCCGGTGGCGATTACGGTGGAAGGTGCGAATATCCTGACACGTAACTTGATGATCTTTGGTCAAGGTGCAACACGTTGTCATCCTTACGTGCTTAAAGAGATGGAAGCGGCGGCAAACCCGGATGAGAGAGAGGGAGCCAAGCAATTTGATGACCTGTTGTTTAAACACATCAAACATGCCACTGGCAATACCTTCGGCGCATTCGCTGCGGCACTGACAGGTTCACGCTTTGTCAAAGCGCACATGAGCGGTCCGACTCAGCGCTACTACAAAGATATGACACGTTTGAGCCGTGCGCTCGCCGTGAGTGCCGATTTTGCGATGTTAACGCTCGGTGGTGAGCTCAAGCGCAAAGAGATGATCTCGGCGCGTCTTGGCGACGGACTTAGCTATCTGTACATGGCCTCAGCAGCGTTGAAGAAGTACGAAGATGAAGGACGCCAGCAGGGCGATCTCAACTTTGTCCACTATGCGGTTCAGCACTGTTTGCACCATGCGGCCAAATCGCTCAACGAAGCTTACGCCAATTTCCCAGTGAAATACGTAGGTGGTGTACTGAAAGCATTGCTTTTCCCACTGGGTAATCATTTCAAAAAGCCGAGTGATGATCTGTGCATCAGCCTTGCTGAAGCGATGATGACTCCGGGCGTACAGCGCGATCGCATGACAAGCCTCTGCTACATCGGCAAATCTGCAGATGATAGTGTTGGTTTGATGGAGCAGGCATTCTTAGCCATGTATGACATCAAACCGCTAGAGCGCAAACTGATGAAAGCGGTCAAAGAGGGCAAAGTGGCACGTAAAGGCTTATTGCACGACCGCTTACAGCAAGCGTTTGAGGCCGATGTATTAAGCGAGCAAGAGATCGATAAGATCCTCGCGGCGGACAAACTGCGCTATAAAGCGATTCAAGTTGACCACTTCAGCTTCGATTTTTCCGAAACTTTGACGGATGCCCCCGTTAAAGCAAAGCTGACTAGCGCTGCTTAG
- a CDS encoding FtsX-like permease family protein codes for MLWPVVKALLGHYRRYPLQIILVWLGLTLGVSLLVGVTAINHHAKQSYQNGEKLFSNPLPYRIRPKHNANKIPQGFYIQLRRAGYQRCVPMDMHHIDTANGIGLTLVGIDPVAMLSLEQPNAMGDLSLLALMNPPYPILVSNALAKHMDWQDGDSIPLDDGSLLGPLKIESEQRLNGTRIVADIATLRMLKRSSGLSVIACGEMPSEKLEALKQSLPNGLSLVRNSRDELNALTKAFHLNLTAMGMLSFLVGLFIFYQAMSLSFIQRQPLVGILRQTGVTGMLLAKALILELTILVVVAWLCGNVLGLLLANELIPAVSASLSDLYDANVGLSIGWSWQSSMYGLLMAALGALISCLWPLIRLLKSQPIRLSAKLSLVRFAGREFAWQALAACAFCVAAIAVYQAPKTQESGFAIIALMLISVALFTPFLMWAVFNSFSYTLRWVRLRWFFADTAASMSYRGVAMMAFMLALAANIGVETMVGSFRDTTDKWLTQRLAADLYIYPTNNSAARISSWLMAQPEVDQVWWRWEKEIQTDAGQLQVVSTGASEGELDALTVKLGVPNYWYYLNSTRSVMVSESMALKMGIRPGDFINLTAPLGDKWLVVGVYYDYGNPYNQVLLSHRNWLYAFAGNGNVALGAVMHEGVNIEGLKGRLEKIFRMTPERVLDNNNIYKQAMRVFDHTFAIADTLGNITLVIAVFGLFFATLAGEVSRQRHVSILRCLGVSGKELIALGGLQLFVFGLISAIIAVPLGMALATLIVDIVIKQSFGWSLELQINPAEYGETLAWAMLAIMLAGALPVLRMVRNTPMKSLRDAL; via the coding sequence ATGTTATGGCCCGTAGTTAAAGCACTACTCGGTCATTATCGGCGCTATCCGCTGCAAATCATTTTGGTCTGGCTTGGCCTAACGCTCGGCGTTTCCCTGCTCGTCGGGGTCACCGCGATCAACCATCATGCGAAACAGAGCTATCAAAACGGCGAAAAGCTCTTTTCCAATCCGCTCCCTTATCGTATTCGGCCAAAGCATAACGCCAACAAGATCCCTCAAGGATTTTACATTCAACTGCGCCGAGCGGGTTATCAGCGATGTGTTCCGATGGATATGCATCACATCGACACCGCCAACGGGATTGGCTTGACCTTAGTGGGCATCGATCCTGTTGCGATGCTCTCGTTGGAGCAGCCCAATGCGATGGGAGATCTCTCTCTGCTGGCGTTGATGAACCCGCCTTACCCGATCTTAGTCAGCAACGCGCTTGCCAAGCATATGGATTGGCAAGATGGCGATTCTATTCCGCTCGATGATGGGAGCCTGCTTGGCCCGTTGAAAATCGAGAGCGAACAGCGTCTTAACGGCACGCGGATCGTGGCTGACATCGCCACATTACGTATGCTGAAGCGCAGTTCGGGTCTCTCGGTGATTGCCTGCGGTGAAATGCCGTCAGAAAAGCTGGAAGCGTTAAAACAATCATTGCCCAATGGCTTGTCTTTGGTGCGCAATAGCCGAGATGAGCTTAATGCGTTAACCAAAGCTTTTCATCTTAATCTTACCGCCATGGGTATGCTGTCGTTTTTGGTCGGCCTGTTTATCTTCTATCAAGCGATGTCGCTCTCGTTTATCCAACGCCAACCTTTAGTGGGCATTTTGCGCCAGACGGGTGTCACCGGCATGCTACTGGCGAAAGCATTGATTCTTGAGTTGACCATACTGGTGGTCGTGGCTTGGCTTTGCGGCAATGTGCTTGGACTGTTATTGGCCAATGAGCTGATCCCGGCCGTCTCTGCCAGTTTGAGCGATCTGTATGATGCCAACGTCGGGCTTTCGATTGGCTGGAGTTGGCAATCGAGCATGTACGGTTTGCTGATGGCGGCGCTCGGCGCTCTGATTTCCTGTCTCTGGCCTTTGATTCGCTTGTTGAAATCTCAGCCGATTCGTCTGTCTGCCAAACTCTCGTTGGTGCGTTTTGCTGGACGTGAGTTTGCGTGGCAAGCACTCGCCGCGTGTGCATTCTGCGTAGCGGCCATTGCCGTTTACCAAGCCCCCAAAACTCAGGAATCGGGCTTTGCGATTATCGCTTTAATGTTGATCAGCGTTGCCTTGTTTACTCCCTTTTTGATGTGGGCGGTATTTAATAGCTTTTCCTACACGTTACGCTGGGTAAGGTTGCGTTGGTTCTTCGCCGATACGGCGGCCAGCATGAGCTATCGCGGTGTGGCGATGATGGCATTCATGTTAGCGTTGGCGGCAAATATTGGTGTCGAGACCATGGTGGGCAGTTTTAGAGACACGACCGATAAATGGTTAACCCAGCGTCTTGCCGCAGATCTTTATATCTACCCAACCAATAACTCGGCAGCAAGGATCAGCAGTTGGCTGATGGCACAGCCAGAAGTGGACCAAGTTTGGTGGCGCTGGGAAAAAGAGATTCAAACTGACGCAGGGCAGTTGCAAGTGGTCAGTACCGGTGCTTCGGAAGGGGAACTTGATGCATTGACGGTCAAACTTGGTGTACCCAATTATTGGTACTATCTCAACAGCACCCGCAGTGTGATGGTCAGCGAATCGATGGCGTTGAAAATGGGCATTCGTCCGGGAGATTTTATCAATCTGACGGCGCCTTTAGGCGATAAGTGGTTGGTGGTTGGCGTCTATTACGACTACGGCAATCCGTATAATCAGGTACTTTTATCCCATCGTAACTGGCTGTACGCCTTTGCTGGTAATGGGAATGTCGCACTGGGTGCTGTCATGCACGAAGGGGTGAATATTGAGGGGCTGAAAGGGCGTTTAGAAAAGATTTTCCGCATGACGCCTGAGCGTGTGCTCGATAATAACAACATTTATAAGCAAGCAATGCGAGTGTTCGACCATACTTTTGCCATTGCCGATACCTTAGGCAATATCACCCTCGTTATCGCGGTGTTCGGTTTGTTCTTCGCCACGTTAGCCGGAGAGGTTTCGCGTCAGCGTCATGTGTCGATTTTGCGTTGTCTCGGCGTATCGGGCAAAGAATTGATCGCGCTGGGTGGGTTGCAACTGTTTGTTTTTGGTCTTATTTCCGCCATTATCGCTGTGCCGCTTGGTATGGCACTGGCCACCTTGATTGTTGACATCGTGATTAAGCAATCTTTTGGCTGGTCGCTGGAGCTACAAATTAATCCCGCCGAATATGGTGAAACCCTTGCGTGGGCAATGCTGGCGATCATGCTGGCGGGTGCCTTGCCTGTGCTCAGAATGGTAAGAAATACGCCGATGAAGTCATTAAGGGATGCCTTGTAA